A stretch of the Desulforamulus ferrireducens genome encodes the following:
- a CDS encoding sodium-dependent transporter — protein MGQREQWGTRFGFIMAAVGSAVGLGNIWRFPYMAADNGGGIFFLCYLFALLTAGIPIMILEFGMGHKYRGSAPLTFFRINPKWEWLGWWQVLVCFFISVYYVVVIAWSLSYVMFSINQAWGDAPKDFFFGNFLQLTSGPFELGGINTQILLPLALAWIVAFVSIYTGVKSGIERVAKLLIPILFFMVVFIVIRGVTLPGAAAGLNFLFEPDFSRIFDYKVWTAAYGQIFFDLSICFAIMITYSSYLPKKSDVVNNAFTTCLTNCSFSLLAGMAVFSILGHMAFTQGVAVEDVATAGVGLAFITFPAAISTLGSAAPLFGILFFLALAFAGITSLISINEAAIASIMDKFEMGRKKATIMYTGTAAVCSLLFATGAGLYILDIVDHFTNNFGIVFGGLIQVLLMGWLFNLNTIKDHVNPISDFKVGNWWIFSIKVITPLVAGYTGIMTLINDIKTPYAGYPQDALFWMGWCVLIVIVVGGVLMASRKWKDEQTLVKGGVSFDK, from the coding sequence GCTGATAACGGCGGCGGAATTTTCTTTCTTTGCTATTTATTTGCACTCTTAACTGCCGGTATTCCCATCATGATTTTGGAATTTGGTATGGGACATAAATATCGTGGCAGTGCTCCCCTCACCTTTTTCAGAATCAACCCTAAATGGGAATGGCTGGGTTGGTGGCAGGTACTGGTTTGCTTCTTTATTTCGGTTTATTATGTGGTAGTTATTGCCTGGTCTTTATCCTATGTAATGTTTTCAATTAATCAAGCCTGGGGAGATGCACCGAAGGACTTTTTCTTTGGTAACTTTTTACAACTTACCTCCGGTCCCTTTGAATTAGGCGGTATCAATACCCAGATTTTACTACCCCTGGCCCTGGCATGGATTGTTGCCTTTGTTTCCATTTATACAGGTGTAAAGTCTGGTATTGAACGGGTAGCTAAACTTCTAATTCCTATTTTATTCTTTATGGTTGTATTTATCGTTATCCGTGGCGTCACATTACCTGGTGCCGCAGCAGGTCTGAACTTCCTGTTTGAACCTGACTTTAGCAGGATTTTCGACTACAAGGTGTGGACTGCCGCCTACGGCCAGATTTTCTTTGACCTGAGTATTTGTTTTGCCATTATGATTACTTATTCCAGTTATCTACCTAAGAAGTCTGATGTTGTTAATAACGCCTTTACCACTTGCTTAACCAACTGCAGCTTCAGCCTCTTAGCTGGTATGGCAGTATTTAGTATTTTAGGACATATGGCCTTTACCCAGGGAGTAGCAGTGGAAGATGTTGCCACCGCAGGTGTCGGTTTGGCCTTCATCACCTTCCCGGCAGCTATTAGTACCTTAGGAAGTGCAGCACCCCTCTTTGGCATTTTGTTCTTCCTGGCACTGGCCTTTGCTGGTATTACTTCCCTAATCTCCATTAATGAAGCAGCCATTGCCTCTATCATGGATAAGTTTGAAATGGGACGTAAAAAGGCCACCATTATGTATACTGGAACAGCTGCCGTCTGCAGTCTGTTATTTGCCACCGGTGCCGGTCTCTATATCTTAGATATTGTGGATCACTTCACCAACAACTTTGGTATTGTCTTTGGGGGCCTTATCCAGGTGCTCTTAATGGGCTGGTTGTTTAACTTGAATACCATCAAGGATCACGTTAACCCAATCTCTGATTTCAAGGTTGGCAATTGGTGGATATTCTCTATTAAAGTAATTACTCCTTTAGTGGCTGGCTACACCGGTATTATGACCTTAATCAACGATATCAAAACTCCCTACGCGGGGTATCCCCAGGATGCGTTGTTCTGGATGGGTTGGTGTGTGCTAATTGTCATTGTAGTAGGTGGCGTACTGATGGCTTCCCGTAAGTGGAAAGATGAACAGACCCTTGTTAAAGGAGGGGTTTCTTTTGACAAGTAG
- a CDS encoding methionine/alanine import family NSS transporter small subunit translates to MTSSAIFMMVLAMILLWGGAAYCMSVAMKKKF, encoded by the coding sequence TTGACAAGTAGTGCTATTTTTATGATGGTGTTGGCTATGATTTTACTTTGGGGCGGAGCAGCCTACTGTATGTCCGTAGCCATGAAAAAGAAATTCTAA
- the nuoE gene encoding NADH-quinone oxidoreductase subunit NuoE gives MRNLMEVSSLDKDLLQEKDRQLKLEELLTKYQNTPGALIPVLQQAQEIYGYLSPELIRTISSRLRIPASRTYGVATFYSQFHLQPRGRHIIKVCQGTACHVRGGSKVMEALKSYLGVGAGETTADLKFTLETVACLGACGLAPVMMINDQTEGQLTPAKALQKIKSCD, from the coding sequence ATGAGAAATCTTATGGAGGTGTCATCCCTGGACAAAGACCTCTTACAAGAAAAAGACCGGCAATTAAAGTTGGAAGAACTGTTGACTAAGTATCAGAATACCCCCGGAGCCTTGATTCCGGTACTACAGCAGGCTCAGGAGATATATGGTTATTTATCCCCGGAACTAATACGCACCATTTCCTCAAGACTACGCATACCCGCCTCCCGCACCTATGGTGTGGCGACCTTTTACTCGCAATTTCACTTACAACCCAGGGGACGACATATAATTAAGGTTTGCCAGGGAACCGCCTGTCACGTAAGGGGTGGCAGTAAGGTAATGGAAGCCTTAAAAAGTTATCTTGGTGTCGGCGCTGGTGAAACTACAGCCGATTTAAAATTTACTTTAGAAACAGTGGCCTGCTTAGGGGCCTGCGGTTTGGCACCGGTAATGATGATTAACGACCAAACAGAGGGACAACTAACACCGGCCAAGGCTTTACAAAAAATAAAGAGTTGTGACTAG
- a CDS encoding NADH-ubiquinone oxidoreductase-F iron-sulfur binding region domain-containing protein: MRSLMEACCQLCNHTPATPCSKYLLCRTEGPLCHDNDQCRQQRQRFIREVILPDNSRSQIIVCGGTGCSSSGSANLVDLLNQEISKHGLGDVVQVKRTSCHGFCENGPILHIKPAGVFYTKVKPEDIKELVTSHLINGRIVERLLYQDNSGTVYPYFWDIPFYAGQTRLILRNCGQINPESIADYVAVGGYRSLVKVLQQMSPDEVIEEVTLSGLRGRGGAGFPTGRKWASARKAPGEIKYIICNADEGDPGAFMDRSLLEGDPHAVLEGMLIAGYAVGSTRGYIYCRAEYPLAIQRLKIAIGQAREAGLLGSNILNSGFAFDIVLKEGAGAFVCGEGTALQASIEGLRGMPRVKPPRSTEKGLWEKPTVLNNVETLANIPFLMQMGGTAYGQLGTAKSPGTKIFALSGAVTNPGLVEVPMGLTLREIIFGIGGGIRDGKGFKAVQLGGPSGGCLTEQHLDLPVDFDSLAGAGATIGSGGMVVMAEDTCMVDVARFFLAFTQSESCGKCTPCREGTKRMLEILERICQGEAELKDLEDLERLCRVVKSTSLCGLGQACPNPVISTLKYFRSEFLAHIIEKRCPAGVCSSLVKYSIAANCRGCGLCRKNCPVGAIEGERQQPHTIAEDKCIKCGVCLAQCKFGAVLRL; encoded by the coding sequence ATGAGAAGTTTAATGGAGGCCTGCTGTCAGCTCTGTAACCATACACCGGCCACACCATGTTCTAAGTACCTTCTTTGCCGCACCGAGGGACCTTTATGCCATGACAACGACCAGTGCCGGCAACAGCGGCAAAGATTTATCCGAGAAGTTATACTGCCCGATAACTCCAGAAGTCAAATCATTGTCTGTGGTGGCACCGGTTGTTCTTCCTCGGGATCAGCCAATTTGGTGGATTTATTAAATCAGGAGATTAGCAAGCATGGCTTAGGGGACGTTGTGCAGGTGAAAAGAACCAGCTGTCACGGTTTTTGTGAGAATGGTCCTATCCTGCACATTAAGCCCGCAGGAGTCTTTTATACCAAGGTCAAACCAGAGGATATTAAAGAGCTGGTAACCAGTCATTTGATTAATGGGCGTATAGTAGAGAGATTACTGTATCAAGATAACTCGGGTACGGTTTATCCCTATTTTTGGGATATTCCCTTTTATGCCGGCCAGACTCGCTTAATTTTAAGAAACTGCGGTCAAATTAATCCGGAGTCCATAGCTGATTATGTGGCTGTGGGAGGCTACCGCAGCCTGGTTAAGGTGCTGCAGCAAATGTCTCCAGATGAAGTGATTGAGGAGGTAACGCTATCCGGTCTCAGAGGACGGGGTGGGGCCGGTTTTCCCACCGGGCGAAAGTGGGCCTCGGCCCGTAAAGCACCGGGCGAGATAAAATATATTATCTGTAATGCTGATGAAGGGGATCCCGGAGCCTTTATGGATCGTTCCTTGCTGGAGGGAGATCCCCACGCTGTGTTGGAAGGAATGCTCATTGCCGGCTATGCTGTGGGTTCCACCAGGGGCTATATCTATTGCCGGGCGGAATATCCCCTGGCTATCCAAAGACTAAAGATAGCCATTGGTCAGGCTAGGGAAGCCGGCCTTTTGGGTAGTAATATTTTAAATTCCGGGTTTGCCTTTGATATTGTGCTCAAAGAAGGTGCCGGTGCCTTTGTGTGCGGCGAGGGCACAGCCTTACAGGCTTCCATTGAAGGCTTAAGGGGCATGCCCAGGGTAAAACCACCCCGTTCCACGGAAAAGGGACTGTGGGAAAAGCCCACGGTTTTAAATAATGTCGAGACTCTGGCCAATATTCCCTTTCTTATGCAAATGGGAGGGACAGCCTATGGTCAATTAGGTACGGCAAAATCCCCCGGTACCAAGATCTTTGCCTTAAGCGGTGCAGTAACCAACCCAGGACTGGTGGAAGTTCCCATGGGATTAACCCTTAGGGAGATTATCTTTGGCATTGGGGGAGGCATCCGTGACGGCAAAGGTTTTAAAGCAGTCCAACTGGGGGGGCCTTCCGGTGGTTGCCTGACGGAACAACACCTGGATCTGCCGGTGGATTTTGACTCCCTGGCCGGCGCGGGGGCGACCATAGGTTCCGGTGGTATGGTGGTAATGGCTGAAGATACCTGTATGGTGGATGTGGCCCGCTTCTTTTTGGCCTTTACCCAGTCGGAATCCTGTGGCAAGTGTACACCCTGCCGGGAAGGTACCAAAAGGATGCTGGAAATTCTGGAGCGTATCTGCCAGGGGGAAGCGGAGTTAAAAGACCTGGAGGATTTGGAGAGGTTATGCCGGGTGGTCAAGAGCACTTCCCTTTGCGGATTGGGACAAGCCTGTCCCAACCCGGTAATATCTACTTTAAAATATTTTCGGTCGGAGTTTTTAGCCCATATTATAGAAAAACGCTGTCCTGCCGGAGTTTGTTCCTCCTTGGTAAAATACAGTATTGCTGCTAACTGCCGGGGCTGTGGTTTGTGCCGTAAGAACTGCCCGGTGGGAGCCATTGAAGGTGAACGGCAACAGCCCCATACCATCGCAGAGGATAAGTGTATTAAATGCGGTGTCTGCCTGGCTCAATGCAAATTTGGGGCAGTCTTACGCCTATAG
- the fdhF gene encoding formate dehydrogenase subunit alpha, whose amino-acid sequence MKQVEVTLNINGQAITVPAGTTILTAARKAGIEIPTLCHDPELSRYGGCRLCVVEVEGWGSLPASCVTEVRSGMLVYTESARVTEARRTILELLLANHPEDCLTCEKTGTCALQDYAYRYGVRRGNFLGERQNHPLENDNPFIVRDMNKCILCGKCVRVCSEVVGRSAIDFSQRGFQTKVATALDEGLQRSGCVFCGSCLEVCPVGALTAKAQIGQGRPWEITTVATTCPYCGVGCQLQLQVKNNRVIGAKAQGSGLNGRHLCVKGRFGHGFIHHPERLKKPLLRRQGVLQEVSWSEAIAYTAQQLERIKQQSGGAAIGVLASARITNEENYLLNKLARRVLDTNNLDHCARLUHSPSVAGLAAAVGSGAMTNSIAEISDADFILAIGSNTTEAHPVIALRIRQAVQRGAKLVVVDPRRTELAEWASEHLQIVAGTDIVLLNSLVHVILREALWNKEFVASHCEGLEELQQAVASYTPAYAEQLTGIPVAVIEQTARDYAQAARATILYTMGITQHICGTDNVLALANLALLCGHIGRASTGINPLRGQNNVQGACDMGALPNVYTGYQPVSDAACRAKFSQAWGGPLPAQPGLTVGQMLDAAQLGQLKAMYIVGENPVISDPDANHVAAALKNLDFLVVQDIFLTETAALADVVLPAASFAEKDGTFTNTERRVQRVRQAISPVGDSLPDWQIICALSQAMGYPMSYRHPEEIFRELAQLTPSYAGINYERLEQGGIQWPCPEVNHPGTPILHQGQILRGKGKFHAVHHLPPAELPDAEYPLLLNTGRRLFHYHTGSMSLRTGLREICPEERLDLSWQDARTLGLHQGERVRVISRRGEVVLPVQISERVPRGMVFASFHFPETAINQLTHDARCTKSGIPEFKICAVRIEKI is encoded by the coding sequence GTGAAGCAGGTGGAAGTAACATTAAATATCAACGGGCAGGCAATTACTGTGCCTGCCGGCACTACCATCCTCACTGCTGCCAGAAAGGCCGGCATAGAGATACCTACCCTCTGCCATGATCCGGAGTTAAGCCGTTACGGCGGCTGTCGCCTTTGCGTGGTGGAAGTTGAGGGCTGGGGTAGTTTACCTGCTTCCTGCGTTACCGAAGTGCGGTCTGGTATGCTGGTTTATACAGAATCGGCCAGGGTAACGGAAGCCAGACGAACCATTTTAGAATTACTGCTGGCCAATCACCCGGAGGATTGCTTAACCTGTGAAAAAACAGGAACCTGTGCTCTGCAGGATTATGCTTATCGTTACGGGGTACGCAGGGGTAATTTTTTAGGCGAAAGACAAAACCACCCCCTGGAAAATGATAATCCCTTTATTGTGCGGGATATGAATAAGTGTATTTTATGCGGTAAATGCGTGCGAGTATGCTCAGAGGTGGTGGGTCGCAGTGCCATTGATTTCAGTCAGCGGGGCTTCCAGACTAAGGTAGCCACTGCCCTGGATGAGGGTTTACAGCGGTCTGGTTGTGTTTTTTGTGGTTCTTGTCTGGAAGTGTGTCCGGTGGGGGCTCTCACTGCCAAGGCACAAATTGGTCAAGGCCGTCCCTGGGAGATAACCACCGTGGCTACCACCTGCCCCTATTGCGGGGTGGGCTGTCAATTGCAACTACAGGTAAAGAATAACAGGGTAATCGGCGCCAAGGCTCAAGGCAGTGGTCTTAACGGGCGGCACCTTTGTGTTAAGGGGCGCTTTGGACATGGCTTTATTCACCACCCGGAACGGCTCAAAAAGCCTTTGCTGCGCCGACAAGGTGTTTTGCAGGAGGTTAGTTGGTCGGAGGCCATAGCTTACACCGCACAGCAGCTGGAGCGCATTAAACAACAAAGCGGTGGGGCAGCCATTGGTGTGTTGGCTTCTGCCCGCATAACCAATGAAGAAAACTATCTTTTAAATAAATTGGCCAGACGGGTGTTAGACACCAACAACCTGGATCATTGTGCCCGTCTCTGACACTCCCCTTCGGTCGCCGGTCTGGCGGCTGCTGTGGGAAGTGGGGCCATGACAAACTCCATTGCCGAGATCAGCGATGCTGATTTTATACTGGCCATAGGCAGTAATACCACCGAAGCCCATCCGGTTATTGCTCTGCGTATTCGTCAGGCAGTTCAGCGGGGGGCCAAATTAGTAGTGGTTGACCCCCGCAGGACAGAATTGGCGGAATGGGCCAGTGAGCATCTACAAATAGTAGCCGGTACGGATATTGTTTTACTGAACAGCCTGGTGCATGTCATCCTAAGGGAAGCATTATGGAATAAGGAATTTGTCGCGTCACACTGTGAGGGCCTGGAAGAATTGCAACAGGCGGTGGCATCCTATACACCGGCCTATGCTGAGCAGCTCACAGGGATTCCCGTGGCTGTGATTGAACAGACAGCCCGGGACTATGCTCAGGCCGCCAGGGCGACCATACTCTACACCATGGGTATAACCCAACACATTTGCGGCACCGATAATGTATTAGCCTTGGCCAACCTGGCACTGCTGTGCGGCCATATTGGCCGGGCATCCACTGGCATCAATCCTTTACGGGGGCAAAACAATGTGCAGGGCGCCTGTGACATGGGAGCGCTACCTAATGTCTACACAGGTTACCAGCCTGTGAGCGACGCTGCCTGCCGTGCCAAGTTTTCTCAGGCCTGGGGTGGCCCTTTACCGGCCCAACCAGGTCTAACTGTGGGTCAGATGCTAGATGCTGCCCAACTAGGCCAGCTAAAGGCCATGTATATTGTGGGAGAAAATCCGGTTATCTCGGATCCCGATGCCAATCATGTGGCCGCTGCCTTAAAAAACCTGGATTTCTTAGTGGTGCAGGATATTTTTCTCACAGAAACAGCGGCCCTGGCTGATGTGGTGTTGCCCGCCGCCAGCTTTGCCGAAAAGGACGGGACCTTTACTAACACGGAAAGAAGGGTACAACGGGTACGCCAGGCCATTTCCCCTGTGGGAGATAGTCTGCCCGATTGGCAAATCATCTGTGCTCTGTCCCAGGCCATGGGCTATCCCATGTCATACCGTCATCCTGAAGAAATTTTTCGGGAGTTAGCTCAACTCACCCCCTCCTATGCGGGCATTAATTATGAGCGGTTAGAGCAAGGTGGTATTCAATGGCCCTGTCCGGAGGTGAACCACCCAGGTACCCCCATTCTTCATCAAGGGCAAATTTTGCGGGGTAAAGGAAAGTTTCATGCGGTTCACCACCTGCCACCGGCTGAATTACCCGATGCAGAATATCCCCTGCTGCTTAATACCGGTCGCAGGCTCTTCCATTACCATACCGGCAGTATGTCCCTGCGTACTGGCTTACGGGAGATTTGCCCGGAGGAAAGGCTGGACCTAAGCTGGCAGGATGCCAGAACTTTGGGCCTTCATCAAGGAGAAAGGGTGCGTGTGATTTCCCGCCGGGGAGAGGTTGTTTTACCCGTGCAGATTTCCGAAAGAGTTCCCCGGGGTATGGTTTTTGCCTCCTTCCATTTTCCTGAAACGGCCATCAACCAACTGACCCATGACGCCCGCTGTACTAAATCAGGCATTCCAGAATTTAAAATATGTGCGGTAAGAATAGAAAAAATCTAA
- a CDS encoding acyl-CoA dehydratase activase-related protein — translation MPIRVGIPRALLYYYYFPLWKEFLERLGAEVVVSDRTTKGILTSGVEHCVDEACLPIKLAFGHVKNLVDKGVDVIFLPRIVSVAQREYICPKFLGFPDMVKQNIPGLPRVLDTTINVRKKQQDIHLFTREVGALFNHGAIKSRLAYLLSMPTHFQYISLLEQGYLPEEAMGILKGKKIKENPVATDLKVAVIGHPYNIYDPFISMNLINRLRKFGAEVITADNLTEQMVNEGVKRLPKKLFWTMSRRMTGGALNLHDRNAVDGIIHVAAFACGPDSMTGELIERYIRRDGKVPFMNINLDEHTGEAGVVTRLEAFLDMLRWRKKAV, via the coding sequence ATGCCAATCCGGGTAGGTATTCCGAGGGCGTTGCTTTATTACTATTATTTTCCCCTGTGGAAGGAGTTTTTAGAGAGATTAGGGGCAGAGGTTGTGGTTTCTGACCGCACCACCAAAGGTATTCTCACCAGTGGTGTGGAGCATTGTGTGGATGAAGCCTGCCTGCCCATTAAACTTGCCTTTGGTCATGTCAAAAATCTCGTAGACAAAGGTGTGGATGTTATTTTTTTGCCCAGAATAGTCAGTGTGGCCCAAAGGGAGTATATCTGTCCCAAGTTTTTAGGCTTTCCCGATATGGTTAAGCAAAATATCCCGGGGTTACCCAGGGTGCTTGATACCACCATCAATGTCAGGAAAAAACAGCAGGATATCCACCTTTTTACCCGTGAGGTGGGGGCTCTTTTTAACCATGGTGCCATTAAATCCCGGCTGGCTTATTTACTTTCCATGCCCACCCATTTCCAGTATATTTCACTTTTGGAACAGGGTTACCTACCGGAGGAAGCCATGGGTATATTAAAGGGCAAAAAAATTAAAGAAAACCCGGTGGCAACCGACCTGAAAGTGGCGGTCATCGGCCATCCTTATAATATCTACGATCCCTTTATTAGTATGAACCTAATTAATCGTTTAAGAAAATTCGGAGCAGAAGTAATCACGGCGGACAATCTGACGGAACAAATGGTTAATGAAGGGGTTAAACGATTACCTAAAAAGCTCTTCTGGACCATGTCCAGAAGAATGACCGGTGGTGCATTAAATCTGCACGATAGAAATGCGGTAGATGGCATAATTCATGTGGCTGCCTTTGCCTGTGGGCCGGATTCCATGACGGGAGAGCTAATTGAAAGGTATATTCGGCGGGATGGTAAAGTGCCCTTTATGAACATCAACCTGGATGAGCATACCGGCGAAGCGGGTGTGGTCACCCGCTTGGAAGCGTTTCTTGATATGTTGCGTTGGAGGAAGAAGGCAGTATGA
- a CDS encoding CoA protein activase, translated as MKVTFPHMGYMYVSLKGMLEYLGIDVVVPPACSKKTLTLGVKHSPEFACLPLKLNIGNFIEAKELGADTIMMAGGCGPCRFGYYAYVENEILKDLKVDYNLVVMEPPEKHIGELLGRIRKITGNRPWLQIIKALRFGFLKAKAVDEVEVLSFQIRPRELVRGSTDRALQKAINLIDEAKTTTELTIALERAKELMRVVPAERERPALRVALIGEIYTLLEPYANVNIERHLGQLGVEVDRSMMLSQWVNDHLFMGLVRNIPSSDRFKKVAAPYLNHFVGGHGLETVGSAVWYARQGYDGAIQVLPFTCMPEIVAQSILPKVSAEVDMPIMTLIMDEHSGEAGLITRLEAFIDLLKRKKEQKEALTS; from the coding sequence ATGAAGGTAACCTTTCCACATATGGGCTATATGTATGTATCTCTCAAGGGGATGTTGGAATACCTGGGTATTGATGTGGTGGTACCGCCCGCCTGTAGCAAAAAAACCTTAACACTGGGTGTCAAACATTCGCCGGAATTTGCCTGCTTACCCTTAAAACTAAATATAGGTAATTTTATTGAAGCCAAGGAACTGGGTGCCGACACCATCATGATGGCCGGTGGCTGCGGGCCCTGTCGCTTTGGTTACTATGCCTATGTGGAAAACGAAATTCTTAAGGACTTAAAAGTGGATTACAATCTGGTGGTGATGGAGCCGCCGGAAAAACATATTGGTGAACTGTTAGGCCGTATTCGTAAAATTACCGGTAACCGCCCCTGGTTACAAATAATTAAAGCACTGCGCTTTGGTTTTCTTAAAGCCAAAGCGGTGGATGAAGTAGAAGTATTGTCTTTTCAAATTCGCCCCAGAGAATTGGTAAGGGGCAGTACAGATCGGGCCTTACAAAAAGCCATTAACCTCATTGACGAAGCCAAAACAACCACAGAGCTAACCATTGCTTTAGAGCGGGCTAAAGAATTAATGCGTGTCGTACCGGCGGAAAGGGAACGTCCCGCCCTCAGGGTGGCCTTAATTGGTGAGATATATACCTTGTTGGAGCCCTATGCCAATGTAAACATTGAGCGACACCTGGGGCAGCTTGGGGTGGAAGTGGATCGCTCCATGATGTTAAGTCAGTGGGTTAATGATCATCTTTTTATGGGATTGGTCAGAAACATTCCCAGCAGCGACCGCTTTAAAAAGGTTGCTGCGCCCTACTTAAACCACTTTGTGGGTGGGCATGGTTTGGAAACCGTGGGTTCAGCAGTTTGGTACGCCCGGCAGGGTTATGATGGAGCAATTCAAGTACTTCCCTTTACCTGTATGCCGGAAATTGTGGCTCAGAGTATTTTACCCAAAGTCAGCGCTGAGGTGGATATGCCGATAATGACCTTAATTATGGACGAACATTCCGGGGAAGCAGGGCTGATTACCCGCCTGGAGGCTTTCATTGACTTGCTCAAGAGGAAAAAGGAACAGAAGGAGGCTTTAACTTCTTAG
- a CDS encoding acyl-CoA dehydratase activase: MKGYLGIDVGSVSTNIVFMNEATEVLESLYLRTNGQPVATVQRGLKQLRSKLPANTIVKGVGTTGSGRQLIGIVTGADAIKNEITAHAVAASHLVPGVQTVLEIGGQDSKIIILRDGVVADFAMNTVCAAGTGSFLDQQASRLNIAIEEFGDLALKGRSPVRIAGRCAVFAESDMIHKQQMGFNLEDILAGLCEALVRNYLNNVGKGKEIRGPVVFQGGVAANVGMRKAFEKALGLPVQVPKYYNVMGAVGAALLAKETVSKGIPTRFKGFGVADVEYKAGTFECDGCPNLCEVIEMTEAGQVIARWGDRCGKWANALAASEAAI; encoded by the coding sequence GTGAAAGGATACCTTGGTATAGATGTTGGTTCGGTAAGTACCAATATTGTTTTTATGAATGAAGCTACCGAAGTGCTGGAGAGTTTATATCTACGCACCAACGGCCAGCCGGTGGCCACGGTGCAAAGGGGTCTCAAACAGCTGCGGTCGAAATTACCCGCCAATACCATTGTTAAAGGTGTGGGCACCACTGGCAGTGGACGGCAATTGATTGGCATTGTGACAGGGGCCGACGCCATCAAAAATGAAATAACCGCCCACGCAGTGGCTGCCTCTCACTTGGTACCAGGAGTGCAGACTGTTTTAGAAATTGGCGGTCAAGACAGTAAAATTATTATTTTGCGTGACGGGGTGGTGGCTGACTTTGCCATGAATACCGTCTGTGCTGCGGGGACTGGCAGTTTCCTGGATCAGCAGGCCAGCCGTTTAAACATTGCCATCGAGGAATTTGGCGACCTGGCTCTGAAAGGCCGGTCACCCGTCCGCATTGCCGGACGTTGTGCAGTTTTTGCCGAATCAGATATGATTCATAAACAGCAGATGGGATTTAATTTGGAGGATATTTTGGCCGGACTGTGTGAAGCCCTGGTGCGGAACTATCTGAACAACGTGGGTAAGGGCAAAGAAATCCGGGGGCCGGTTGTCTTCCAAGGTGGGGTGGCGGCCAATGTGGGTATGAGAAAGGCCTTTGAAAAGGCCCTGGGTCTTCCGGTGCAGGTACCCAAATATTATAATGTTATGGGTGCTGTGGGAGCTGCTTTGTTGGCTAAGGAGACGGTGTCCAAGGGCATACCCACCCGTTTCAAAGGTTTTGGTGTGGCAGATGTAGAGTACAAAGCCGGCACCTTTGAATGTGATGGCTGCCCTAACCTCTGTGAAGTGATTGAAATGACTGAAGCGGGTCAAGTGATTGCCCGCTGGGGAGACCGTTGCGGCAAATGGGCCAATGCCCTGGCAGCCAGTGAGGCAGCCATTTGA
- a CDS encoding DUF2935 domain-containing protein, with amino-acid sequence MMFCYTYLNNIECALRELTFWTKISSEHPIFLQNVANCLNLTITPNLLAGLNRMHQCFTALHQEAQRLLGMATGQNNFHLAQDTVRLMQQFLQYDQEFINILQHLAQIGQNQPVWQALVNHILGEQEYMYRLVASLCQQMFHMGQQPNMYPNMGTGMGSGMGPNMIY; translated from the coding sequence ATGATGTTTTGTTATACCTACTTGAATAACATAGAATGTGCTTTACGTGAGCTGACCTTTTGGACAAAAATTAGCAGTGAGCACCCCATTTTTTTGCAAAACGTAGCTAATTGTCTAAATTTAACCATTACCCCCAACTTGCTTGCCGGCTTAAATAGGATGCACCAGTGCTTTACCGCCCTGCACCAAGAGGCCCAGCGGTTACTCGGCATGGCCACCGGCCAAAACAATTTCCACCTGGCTCAAGATACTGTGCGCTTAATGCAACAGTTTTTGCAGTACGACCAAGAGTTTATTAATATTTTGCAACATCTTGCGCAAATTGGTCAAAACCAACCGGTTTGGCAAGCCCTGGTCAACCATATTTTAGGAGAACAAGAATATATGTATCGCCTGGTAGCATCCCTTTGTCAGCAAATGTTCCATATGGGCCAGCAACCCAATATGTACCCCAATATGGGGACCGGTATGGGTTCTGGCATGGGCCCGAATATGATTTACTAA